The sequence below is a genomic window from Citricoccus muralis.
CTGCCGAGGCCAAGGCCTTCCTGGGCTTCGATGGTCTTGGAAACATCCGTCAGACCGTTCTTCGGATACACGTGCACGTCGTAGAGCCAGCCGTCACCGTGCGGGAATGGGATAGTCACGATGAAGGGCAGTGCAGTCTGGATCACGTTCGCCGGAGCGTCGGTCTCGACGACGACGTAGGCGCCAATGCTGTCGATGTTGATGGAGGCTTCGCCATCGGCGTTGGTGGCACCGGAAACGCCAGCGACATCGCCAATCGTCCAGCCAGCGGGAGCGCCGTTCAGCGTGGAACCGTCAGCGCTGACCGACAGACCGCTCAGGTCATCCCAGTTGCCAGGAACCGTGAGATCGACGAGGTTGCCGTCGCCGTCCACGATTTCGTAGGCAGTGAAAGTCACGCCTGCAACGCCGTCACTGGGGATCGACTCGGAGCCGTCGGGCGATGCGACGGCGCCGGTGGAGGTCTGGGTCTCGTGCTTGTGGATGTGAATGACACCGCTGGCGTTTTCATTGATGTTGCCGAAGGACGGCGCCGCGTTCGCGGCGGAGCCGACCCCGATCAAGCCGACCATGGCCAGCAGGATCGCGGTCACTGCCGCGATGGTGCCGCGCCGAAGGCGTGAGAGTGAGTGGGTCATGTGTTTTTCTCTTTCATATGCAGTGCCAGTCGAGCTGGCGGAAACAAACAGGGAAGGTCAATAGAGATTCATGAGGAGTTGGGTCATGTGGATCATCCGGTGTGGGCGGCTCCTCTCCGGAATTTCCAGAAGGCGATCGCCAGGGCAAGGAAGGCGAGGATTCCCCCACCGATCCAGTACAGGTGCGAGCCGAATCCGCCCGTGAGCGGAATGATCAGCGGGTCTTGCTGCGGGTTGACGATGTCGCCTGCCTCGTGATGCAGGCTGGCAGGACCGACCTCGGCGGTGAACTCTGCGTCGCGCACGTAGCCGACGGGCGCACGTGTTTCGGTGACCGTGTAGTTGCCCCAAATCAGGTTCTCTACCGAGAATTCGCCGTCTTCGTTGCCAGTCACGTCAAAGCCATCGGGATGGGAGGGCCCAACCATGGTCCATTCGGAGCCGTTCAGCGGCTCGCCCGAACCTTCGGCAACTTTCGCCCAAGAGATGGATCCCGGAAGGGTTTCGTTCACGAAGGTGCACACGATATCGCTGCCGATCCCGACAGCGACCGAGTCATCCCTGATCTCAAGGTCAGTGCCATCGGGGTCCGAGACATCTACACAAGTGAGGTCAGCCTGCTGGTACCCGGCCGACTTTGCCGAAAGATCGGACCGCAGTTCCTCCGATAAGGTGTAGGAGCCGTGGGGGACCTGAACCTTCGTCACGGCGGCACTGTCCGTGATGCCGGCCAGAGCTGCGTTCGCGCCCTGCGCGGAGAGCTCCCACTGCGACGCGTCCGCATCCGGGTCAAAGATCGGTTCCTGGATCTCCTTCACCAAGGTGAGGAACGAGGATTTCAGCTTGTTCACGAAGGTGCAGTCGACGCTGTCGCCGGGGCGAACGCCGGAAACTGTTCCCGACTCCGAGGACAATGTGACGGTTCGCTCAGCACCGGCTGCGTCCACCACTTCACAAGTAGCAGAGACGAATTCGTAGTCGTCTTGCATGGTCTCTGACACGGTGAGATTCACCGCGGACGAACTGGTGAACTGCAGTTTCCAGTCGGCGCGCCCTTCGGAACCAGCCGTTTGCTGCTGGTTGTTCGGCGCACGAGTGGCACCGCTCTGCGGCGCTGCGTTGACGGTCCAGCCACTGGCAGGTTGTGGGTTCTCGCCGGACGCGTCTTGCACGATTTTCTGCACGCTCACCTCAGCCTCGAGCGGAGTATTGGTGAAGATGCACTCGACAGAAGCTCCGGGTTGTCCGCCCACCAGGGCAGGGATCTGCACGGTTCCGCTGATCCCCTCGCCGCTGGCTATGACACGCTCGCCTTCGCGACAAACGTATGAAGCGCCATAGGAAGATAACTGAGTGGTCCCCGCTGCGGTCTCGGAGATTCGGTAGGTTTGACCCGCGACGACGGGAACAGGCCCCACCTGGATAGGCTGAATTCCGTTAGCAGTTCCGGTGGTCGTCGCTGTTGACACGAGCGTGGCGCCACTGTGGACATTCAACGAAAACTGGTCTGTGCTTTGGACACGCGAGTCGACATTCTTCTTGACGGTGAGGTTGGCGGGCGAATTACAGTTGGCCAAGTCGGTACTGTTGCTCAGTGAGGTCGTCACGTTGCCTCCCACCTGCTGCCAGGTCGTCGGGTTGTACTTCCGGACCGTGGTGCCGTTACCCAGATAAACCAATCCATCGGCGTCGAAGGCGATGCCATTGACGTTCGACAAGATCCCACTGCGCGATTCAGTGGCGGAGTGCTGTAGCTGATTATTCGAGCCGGTGCCACGCGCAAGCTCTGCGGCGGTCACGCTGTAGATACTCGTAGTCGTTCCGCTTCGAACGACGTAGAGGTTTCCGTTGGCATCGAAAGCAATGTCACCATTCGCAGTCGTGTTGCCGGGCAAACCAGTATTGATGTAGCCGACCGTCCGCGTCGTTTCCGTAGCCGGGTTGTACTCGTATACGTAGAACCAGAGTTGACCCTGGTTCCCTCCGCCGGAGGGTGTCTGATGATAGGCACCGAAGAGATAGCGGCCGTTAGCCAGGTTTACCGCCCCCGCCACGAGACTCCTGTTTGCTCCCGTGGTGAAGCTCGTATTCGGTACCGTCCGCCATACGCCAGTGTCTCGTCGGTACTCCAGAATCGAGGAAACGTTCTGAGCTGCATTCCCCGCACGGCCGTGAGCATACATGGTCGCACCATCGGCGCCGATAGCAAGCCCGTTAATACCCTGGGGCGGGTTCGCCGTCCAACTACCAAGATCCGATATTTGGCCTTCAGGAGTGATCTGACGCACAGTGCCGTTGTTGGCGACGGAATAGACGTAACCCGGCTGGCAGATCGGCCCTAACCCAGTGGACAACGGCTGAATCAGAGACCGTGCTGATTGATCTGGGGGACCCTCGGCAGGGGAAGCAGTTTCCGCAGGAGACCGAGATTCGCCCGACTCCGCCACTGGCGACTCAGGCGCAGATGCTGATTCGCTGGGCAGAGACTCGTCTGACGCCACATGCCCCGCATTGGACAGGCTAGGTGCCTGTGTCGCTGAGGGGCTTTCCACCGTGGTCGGCACGGCTGCAGAAGGAGTCTCGTCGGCCGAGGCCGGGGTAAAAGACGACAACATCAGTGCCGGAAGGGCCGCTGTCACCACGGCAGCTCCACGCAACCGGCGCGAGAATACCCCTCGCCGACGACGCCACTTCACACCATGTGACACAGCGGTATCCACACTCATCGCAGCTTGACC
It includes:
- a CDS encoding SpaA isopeptide-forming pilin-related protein; the protein is MRQITPEGQISDLGSWTANPPQGINGLAIGADGATMYAHGRAGNAAQNVSSILEYRRDTGVWRTVPNTSFTTGANRSLVAGAVNLANGRYLFGAYHQTPSGGGNQGQLWFYVYEYNPATETTRTVGYINTGLPGNTTANGDIAFDANGNLYVVRSGTTTSIYSVTAAELARGTGSNNQLQHSATESRSGILSNVNGIAFDADGLVYLGNGTTVRKYNPTTWQQVGGNVTTSLSNSTDLANCNSPANLTVKKNVDSRVQSTDQFSLNVHSGATLVSTATTTGTANGIQPIQVGPVPVVAGQTYRISETAAGTTQLSSYGASYVCREGERVIASGEGISGTVQIPALVGGQPGASVECIFTNTPLEAEVSVQKIVQDASGENPQPASGWTVNAAPQSGATRAPNNQQQTAGSEGRADWKLQFTSSSAVNLTVSETMQDDYEFVSATCEVVDAAGAERTVTLSSESGTVSGVRPGDSVDCTFVNKLKSSFLTLVKEIQEPIFDPDADASQWELSAQGANAALAGITDSAAVTKVQVPHGSYTLSEELRSDLSAKSAGYQQADLTCVDVSDPDGTDLEIRDDSVAVGIGSDIVCTFVNETLPGSISWAKVAEGSGEPLNGSEWTMVGPSHPDGFDVTGNEDGEFSVENLIWGNYTVTETRAPVGYVRDAEFTAEVGPASLHHEAGDIVNPQQDPLIIPLTGGFGSHLYWIGGGILAFLALAIAFWKFRRGAAHTG